AAGAGTCGGTTTTAAAGTCATTTCTTGAGTATAAAAAACAAGTAGATGCAAAGCTTATAGTAGTTCCTAGACATCCTGAGAGATTTCTTAGTGTTTATGAACTGTTAAAGAGATACGCAAAAGAGAATTCTTTTACTCTATCTCAGTTTTCAGAGACTAAAAACTTTGATGCCGAGATTGTCTTAATGGATGCAATGGGAGAGTTAAACAATATCTACAATATCTCAGACATAGCTATAGTTGGCGGTGCTTTTAGAGAAGATATAGGTGGACACAACCCGCTTGAACCTGCTTTTTTTGGATGTAAAATTATAACAGGTAAACATTTTCATGACCAAAAAGAGCTTTATAAGTATGTACATCATGTTCAGTATGTTGAGAGTGATGAGATTCACAAAGCACTAATGGCAGCAAAAGATCTACCACCATCAATGGTAGAAGAGAAAATAGACTTAGAACCTGTAGTAAAGAAAATTTTAGAAGTATAGGTTGTTAGTTAGTGGTTTTTTTGGAAGCCTAAACTTGCTTGAGGCTGGTGTGTCTTTTAAGCCTAAAGCCCCGAACAAGTTCGCGGTTCCAAGATGTTTAAGAAACTATTTAAAGAGGCACAAGTGCCGAGGGCTTCCCGCCGAAGGAAACCAAGCGCGCCCGACTAAGTACCCTTGGGGTATTAGCGTAGGTAGCGGGATTACTTCCGATACCGTGACAAAATAGAGTGAAGGGTCTCCTTCATTTATGAAATAAATTAAGGAATAAAATTTTGGCTAAAGAAAAAGCGTATAAAATATTGGCAATGCAAGAGGGTATCTCAAATTCTCAAGCGAAATCTATGATTGACCGTGGTTTAGTTTATGTGGGAAATAGTAAAGTTGTAATAGCTCGTGGAGAGTTAGATAAAAAAACAATTTTTAGGGTTCAAAAGGTTGAAAAAGCTAAACCTATTTTTGAAAACGATGATATTATTGTTATAGATAAACCTGCATTTGTAAACTCAGATGAGATAGAGAGGCAGTTTAGGCCAGCGGTTTTGCTTCACAGACTTGACCGCGAGACAAGTGGCGTTTTGATGCTTGTAAAAAACGAAGAGTTTAGACAAAAAGCAATAAAAGAGTTTAAAAAAGACAATGTTTATAAAGAGTATATTGCATGGGTTGAGGGTATTATTAGCGAACCTATTGAGGTTGATAAACCAATTTTGACACAGAAAAAAAATAATAAAGCCTACTCAAATGTCTCATCTAAAGGAAAACCCGCAAGAACGGAGATAACTCCAGACTTAGTTAGTGCAAATAAAACAAAGATAAACTGTGTTATCCATCATGGAAGAACACATCAGATAAGAACGCATCTTCGCTATATCGACCACTCAATCATCGGAGATGAACAGTACGGCGGAAGACGAGCAAAAAGAGTGATGCTTCACGCTTATAAAGTTAGACTTTTAGGGCTGGAGTTTATTGCCCCTGAGCCTAAGGTTTTTATAGATTTTGAATAAGACTGATATGACTGGGAAAAATCTCTCTTGGAAGGTCTACATTTTGAAATGCTCAGATAGCACGCTCTACACTGGAGTTACAACAGATTTAAAAAGAAGGCTTAAAGAGCATAACACTTCAAGTCTTGGTGCAAAATATACAAGAGCAAAAAGACCAGTAGAATTAGTTTACTTTGAGAGTTGTGATGATAAAGTCCATGCGATGCAAAGAGAATACGCTATAAAACAACTTACTCGTAGTAAGAAATTGGAACTAATCTCTGGTGCAGGAAAAGTTAAGGGTATTTAGAGATATCCTTAAATAAACCAAAAGTCCTAATTCGCTATAATCGCCAAAATTATATAAAGAACAATGAGGCATTTTATGTTTGATACACTAACTAACTCTTTTACTACAGCGATAAAAAAGATACGCACATTTGATGATGAAAAAGCTCTCTCAAAAGCTTTAGTTGAGCTAAAAAAATCACTTTTAAAAGCAGATGTAAACCATAAAGTTGTAAAGCAACTTATAGATGAAGTTGGCATAGAAACAAGAAAGGGCGAGATAGGAAAAGATCAATTTCTTGAAGCTCTAAGAACTACTCTACACAAACTTTTAGAAGTAGGCGGGAACAAAGGTTTTGTTTTTGCACCAAATCCACCAACTGTAATACTTATGACAGGACTTCAAGGTTCAGGAAAAACAACTACTACTGGTAAGTTAGCTCACTACTTAAAATCAAAACAAAAAAAAGTTCTTATAGTTGCAGCCGACCTGCAAAGACTTGCAGCTGTTGAACAACTTCGTCAAATCACAACTCAAATAGATGTAGAGTTGTATGAAGATGAGACTACTAAAAATCCTGTAGAAGTTGTAAGTGGGGCACTTAAAAAAGCAAAAAGTGGCATCTATGATGTAGTTCTTATTGATACAGCTGGTCGTTTAGCTATCGATGAAGAACTGATGGATGAGCTTAAATGTGTAAAAGACGCTGCAAACCCAAGCGAAATTTTCTATGTAGCAGACTCAATGACAGGTCAAGATGCAGTTAAGACTGCAACTACCTTTAAAGAAAAAATCGGTATCGATGGTGTCATACTCTCAAAATATGATGGAGATTCAAAAGGTGGTGTAGCTTTAGGACTCTCATCTCAGGTTAAGGTTCCACTTCGTTTTATCGGAAGTGGTGAGAAGATGCAAGACTTGGAAGTCTTTTTGCCAGAACGTGTTATAAACCGTCTGATGGGTTTTGGAGATATCGAGGGCTTAGCTGAGAAAACTGCTGGTGCTATTGATGAAAAGCAGGCTAAAAAACTTACAAAGAAGATACAAAAAGGCAAGTTTAACTTCAATGACTTTTTAGAACAGATGGAGAGTATGAAGAAAATGGGTAGCATGAAGTCCCTTATGGGAATGATTCCAGGTATGGGCAATATGTCAAAAGCTCTAAAAGACTTTGACATGGAAAATTCAAGCGAACTCAAAAATATTAAATCAATGGTTTCATCTATGACACCAAAAGAGAGAGAAAATCCAGATTTGCTTAATAACTCTCGTAAGGGAAGAATCGCAAAAGGTTGTGGTTTAGAGATAGTAGAGATTAACCGTATGATAAAACAGTTTAAAAATGCTGGAAAAATGGCAAAGAAGTTTTCTGGTAAAAACGGAATGAAAGATCTCCAAGCTATGATGGGTCAGATGGGCGGTGGTCCTGGCGGTATGGCAGGATTACCTAGATAAAGCTTTACATTTAAGTTATGACTCGCTATAATTTCGCCATCGTAATAACTTCTGAAATAATCCCTCTGTGATTAGAAGGTATCTTGAAAATATTTTAAGATATAAGACGCCAAATAACGGCGGTAAGAGGCACAATAAAACTACTTCTTTGTATATTTTATTCTGCAAAAACCTCCAAAAAAATTAAAACATAACATAAGGAACAAAATATGACAGTAATTAGACTTACTCGTATGGGAAGAAAAAAACAACCATTTTATCGTATAGCGGTAACAGATAGTCGCAAAAGAAGAGATGGTGGTTGGATCGAGTTAATCGGACACTATAACCCAATGAATGATGAAAAGACTTTAGTTGTTGACAATGAAAGACTTGACTATTGGATTAGTGTCGGTGCTCAAATGAGTGACCGTGTTAAAAAGATAACTGGTCGTTAATTATGATTTGTGATTTTGTCGCAGAGTTTGCAAAACTTATAGCTACCTATCCAGAAGATATAAAAGTACAAACAAAACAAGGCGATGAAATAACTGAGATAGTTCTTTATGCCAACCAAGCTGATGTAGGTAAACTTATTGGCAAAGAAGGTAAGATGATTGGTGCTATAAAAACAGTCATCTCTGGCTGCAAAGCAAAAGATGGCGTTAGCTATAAAATCAATGTCGAACCAGTTTAAAGAACCTAGACTTCATATCGCTACAATCGGCAAAACTGTCGGTATAAAAGGCGAGATGAAGTTTCATGACCACTCAGACTTCCCTGAGCAATTTCAAAAAAACACTACCTTTTTAACAAATAAAAACTCTTCTCTTACTCTAAGTGAAGTAAACCATGAAAAAGGGCTTATAAAAATAGCTGGTGTAAATAGTGTTGAGGATGCAAAGAAATTTACAAATATAAAACTCTATACTACTAGAGAAGAGACAAGAAAAAACTGCCGCTTAGAAGATGGAGAATATTTTTGGTTCGATTTAGAGGGTTGTGGGGTTTATGAGAATGGCAAACTATTAGGTCTTGTCGATGAAGTTCAGAGGATTACAATAAGCAATTATCTCTTTGTAAAAACATCTAAGGAGCTTTTAGATGCTGGACATGTAAAGAGTTTTTTGATTCCATTTCACAAGCCATTTGTTATAAGTACAGATATTGATAAAAAGATCATTGTCGTAGATGGTGCGGTGGATATTTTAGAAGCATCATAGATGAACTTTACTTTTGTAACGCTTTTTAAAAACATAGTAGAAGGTTACTTTAGTGACTCAATACTAAAGCGAGCGATAGAAAAAAACATCATTAACATAAACTACCTAAATCCTAGAGAGTTTAGTGATAACAAGCACAATAAAGTAGATGACAGTGCAGCTGGCGGTGGGGCTGGAATGGTTATGAACCCTCAACCACTCTTTGATGCACTATCAGATTTGAAAGAACA
This genomic stretch from Sulfurimonas hongkongensis harbors:
- a CDS encoding pseudouridine synthase family protein — protein: MAKEKAYKILAMQEGISNSQAKSMIDRGLVYVGNSKVVIARGELDKKTIFRVQKVEKAKPIFENDDIIVIDKPAFVNSDEIERQFRPAVLLHRLDRETSGVLMLVKNEEFRQKAIKEFKKDNVYKEYIAWVEGIISEPIEVDKPILTQKKNNKAYSNVSSKGKPARTEITPDLVSANKTKINCVIHHGRTHQIRTHLRYIDHSIIGDEQYGGRRAKRVMLHAYKVRLLGLEFIAPEPKVFIDFE
- a CDS encoding GIY-YIG nuclease family protein, with translation MTGKNLSWKVYILKCSDSTLYTGVTTDLKRRLKEHNTSSLGAKYTRAKRPVELVYFESCDDKVHAMQREYAIKQLTRSKKLELISGAGKVKGI
- the ffh gene encoding signal recognition particle protein produces the protein MFDTLTNSFTTAIKKIRTFDDEKALSKALVELKKSLLKADVNHKVVKQLIDEVGIETRKGEIGKDQFLEALRTTLHKLLEVGGNKGFVFAPNPPTVILMTGLQGSGKTTTTGKLAHYLKSKQKKVLIVAADLQRLAAVEQLRQITTQIDVELYEDETTKNPVEVVSGALKKAKSGIYDVVLIDTAGRLAIDEELMDELKCVKDAANPSEIFYVADSMTGQDAVKTATTFKEKIGIDGVILSKYDGDSKGGVALGLSSQVKVPLRFIGSGEKMQDLEVFLPERVINRLMGFGDIEGLAEKTAGAIDEKQAKKLTKKIQKGKFNFNDFLEQMESMKKMGSMKSLMGMIPGMGNMSKALKDFDMENSSELKNIKSMVSSMTPKERENPDLLNNSRKGRIAKGCGLEIVEINRMIKQFKNAGKMAKKFSGKNGMKDLQAMMGQMGGGPGGMAGLPR
- the rpsP gene encoding 30S ribosomal protein S16, translated to MTVIRLTRMGRKKQPFYRIAVTDSRKRRDGGWIELIGHYNPMNDEKTLVVDNERLDYWISVGAQMSDRVKKITGR
- a CDS encoding KH domain-containing protein, whose translation is MICDFVAEFAKLIATYPEDIKVQTKQGDEITEIVLYANQADVGKLIGKEGKMIGAIKTVISGCKAKDGVSYKINVEPV
- the rimM gene encoding ribosome maturation factor RimM (Essential for efficient processing of 16S rRNA), whose translation is MALAIKSMSNQFKEPRLHIATIGKTVGIKGEMKFHDHSDFPEQFQKNTTFLTNKNSSLTLSEVNHEKGLIKIAGVNSVEDAKKFTNIKLYTTREETRKNCRLEDGEYFWFDLEGCGVYENGKLLGLVDEVQRITISNYLFVKTSKELLDAGHVKSFLIPFHKPFVISTDIDKKIIVVDGAVDILEAS